The proteins below come from a single Solea solea chromosome 6, fSolSol10.1, whole genome shotgun sequence genomic window:
- the ttll3 gene encoding tubulin monoglycylase TTLL3, translated as MQQMPVLQSSVAPVEGRLNRSLVPSLPAIRPDRLKTAKALVDKAVKLRRVFSVQGPYPVIRTALWARGWVERCLPHPVQRPPHYHGDEDDDGDDGDVCADVTERGDEGEKEENFDDMYELMSRLVRNETPYFHWTTRRDYIDCRGLRSDQVTNHYANVGTFTTKVGLCVNLRNLQWFDAADPDTFFPRCYRLGAEDEKHAFIEDFRRTACTSLLQHVVETWSRQGAEVGEQKAKTSTVEELDPEMIDTALHVCEEFLSVLEHGDIDVTAETAPTVEGQQWTEFLQNYYMVVHEGAVISGSGVFVGRCQAMLNRLQECCPQLDTDGLSNIWIIKPGAKSRGRGIMCMNRLEDILALIDTDRAMTKESKWVVQKYLERPLLVHGTKFDLRQWFLVTDWNPLTVWFYKECYLRFSTQPYSTKNLDSSVHLCNNSIQKHFQPSRDRHPAVPLDNMWSCSQFKAFLQQQGRGAKWETVVVPGMQQAVVHALQTAQDLVEHRKASFELYGADFMLGRDLRPWLLEINASPTMACSTAVTARLCPAVQLDTLRVVLDWRADSSAYTGGFHIIYKQTAVEVPHYVGMNLLVEGASVRRSRPLLRAFPAIQFSSDRTSPIEVKTRHKSSHQKTHAVAVSNHAGKENQTAEDTKGQLTSTSPKKMQRKEQRLRLSANRATLVPRSLSFSLSSPHSMLHCKSQAGRGQASHITRFFLPQTISEAQHKTSTQVFPSLQGPLPTLEILSLKPVTGNSSCRNLTLSSRRSFHRHHSFLCSNRQNMAKHKEDYSGEHTVCSEDRKQTVGR; from the exons ATGCAGCAAATGCCAG TTTTACAGTCCTCTGTGGCTCCAGTGGAAGGGAGGTTAAACCGCAGTCTTGTGCCCAGCCTGCCTGCAATCAGGCCAGACAGGCTGAAAACAGCCAAGGCGCTTGTGGACAAAGCAGTCAAG TTGAGGAGAGTGTTTTCAGTGCAGGGGCCCTATCCTGTTATCCGCACTGCCTTATGGGCCAGAGGGTGGGTGGAACGATGTTTGCCCCATCCAGTTCAGAGGCCACCTCATTACCATGGTGATGAGGACgacgatggtgatgatggtgatgtctGCGCTGATGTTACTG AGAGAGGGGATGAAGGCGAGAAAGAGGAGAACTTTGATGACATGTATGAGCTCATG TCACGCCTGGTTCGGAATGAAACCCCGTATTTCCACTGGACAACGCGCCGAGATTACATCGACTGTCGCGGCTTACGCAGCGACCAAGTGACCAATCACTATGCAAACGTGGGAACTTTCACCACCAAG GTGGGGCTCTGTGTGAACCTGCGTAACCTTCAGTGGTTTGATGCTGCAGATCCGGACACCTTCTTTCCCAGATGCTACAGACTCGGAGCTGAAGACGAAAAGCATGCATTCATAG AGGACTTCAGGAGGACAGCTTGCACCAGCCTGCTGCAGCATGTGGTGGAAACATGGAGCAGACAGGGAGCAGAGGTTGGGGAACAAAAAGCTAAAACCAGCACCGTCGAAG AGTTAGATCCAGAGATGATTGACACAGCGTTGCACGTGTGTGAAGAGTTTCTCAGTGTTTTAGAGCATGGTGACATTGACGTAACCGCGGAAACGGCCCCAACAGTGGAGGGACAACAGTGGACAGAGTTTCTGCAGAACTACTACATGGTTGTTCA TGAAGGTGCCGTGATCAGTGGTAGCGGTGTGTTTGTGGGGCGTTGCCAGGCGATGTTGAACAGACTGCAGGAGTGCTGTCCTCAGCTGGACACAGACGGACTGAGTAACATCTGGATTATCAAACCGGGTGCCAAGTCAAGAGGACGCG GTATTATGTGTATGAACCGcctggaggacattttggcactgatagacacagacagagccaTGACGAAGGAGAGTAAGTGGGTGGTTCAGAAATACCTGGAACGTCCTCTGCTGGTCCACGGCACCAAGTTTGACCTCCGTCAGTGGTTCCTCGTAACGGACTGGAACCCTCTGACTGTGTGGTTCTACAAAGAGTGCTACCTGCGCTTCTCCACTCAGCCCTACTCCACAAAGAATCTTGACAG CTCAGTTCACCTGTGCAACAACTCTATCCAGAAGCACTTCCAGCCGTCTCGTGATCGCCATCCGGCCGTGCCTCTGGACAACATGTGGTCCTGCTCTCAGTTCAAGgcttttctgcagcagcagggcCGTGGGGCAAAGTGGGAGACGGTGGTGGTCCCAGGCATGCAGCAAGCAGTGGTTCATGCCCTGCAGACAGCCCAGGACCTGGTCGAGCACCGCAAGGCCAGCTTTGAGCTCTATGGAGCTGACTTTATGTTGGGCAGAGATCTGAGGCCCTGGCTCCTGGAGATCAATGCCAGTCCGACGATGGCCTGCTCCACGGCTGTGACCGCCCGCCTCTGCCCTGCTGTGCAGCTGGACACACTGAGGGTTGTGCTGGACTGGCGGGCGGATTCTAGTGCTTACACAGGAGGATTCCATATAATCTACAAACAG ACTGCAGTTGAAGTTCCTCACTATGTGGGCATGAACCTTCTGGTGGAAGGAGCTTCTGTGAGGCGATCCAGACCTCTCCTTCGTGCATTTCCTGCTATCCAGTTTTCCTCAGACCGGACGTCTCCAATAGAGGTGAAAACAAGACATAAATCATCACATCAGAAGACCCATGCAGTTGCTGTTTCTAACCATGCAGGCAAAGAGAACCAAACTGCTGAAGACACAAAAGGGCAGCTGACATCAACATCTCCAAAGAAAATGCAGAGAAAAGAGCAACGGTTGCGTCTCAGTGCGAACAGAGCCACTCTCGTCCCACGCagtctttctttttccctcagTTCCCCTCACAGCATGCTGCACTGTAAATCTCAGGCCGGCCGAGGACAGGCATCCCATATTACTAGGTTCTTTCTTCCCCAGACGATTTCTGAGGCCCAGCACAAGACTTCCACCCAGGTGTTTCCTTCACTCCAGGGTCCCCTCCCTACGCTGGAGATCTTGAGCTTGAAGCCTGTGACTGGAAATAGTTCCTGTCGTAACCTGACTCTGTCCTCTCGCCGCAGCTTCCACAGGCATCACTCGTTCCTCTGTTCTAACAGGCAAAACATGGCAAAACATAAAGAGGACTATAGTGGGGAACATACTGTGTGTTCAGAGGACAGAAAGCAAACAGTGGGACGCTGA
- the LOC131461473 gene encoding class E basic helix-loop-helix protein 40-like: protein MERIPSAQPPPPLPLSKHQADLSDMQGRDFLMYDYKPRRGMKRGDESKETYKLPHRLIEKKRRDRINECIAQLKDLLPEHLKLTTLGHLEKAVVLELTLKHVKALTSLLEQQQQQILALQNGMQIEQPLVSQEKSEEMFCSGFHMCAKEILQFLTTHETDGDFTPSHVVSHLHKLAAEVLQGPNRPCTPLSPPREEPTYHQHQPHKEMHTSSAPKPSEGYRRNCVPVIQRVYAPASSELSGSDTDTDSGYGGELEKNESADLQGRPDYYGQESQLKRALGERQSSGIKQEDGESRHKRPRVESSEDESSSSGYSSYMSASSSRPPPPHPLCMPFYLIPPSAAAYLPMLEKCWYPGAMPMLYPGVGGSAPSISSERPPPPQLVLSPRGGSPAPAVSQTPMDSPALLQALKQVPPLNLETKD, encoded by the exons atggagCGGATTCCAAGCgcgcagcctcctcctcctcttcctctgtccaaGCACCAGGCTGATCTGTCAGACATGCAGGG GAGGGATTTCCTTATGTATGACTATAAACCCAGGCGGGGAATgaagagaggagacgagagcaAG GAAACCTACAAACTGCCCCACAGGCTGATCGAGAAGAAAAGGCGAGACAGGATAAACGAGTGCATCGCGCAGCTGAAGGATTTGTTACCAGAACACCTGAAACTCACG ACTCTGGGCCATCTGGAGAAGGCGGTGGTTTTAGAGCTCACACTGAAGCATGTGAAAGCGCTCACCTCTctgctggagcagcagcagcagcagatcctCGCGCTGCAGAATGGCATGCAAATTG AGCAGCCTCTCGTGAGCCAGGAGAAATCAGAGGAGATGTTCTGCTCTGGCTTTCACATGTGTGCCAAGGAGATTCTTCAGTTTCTCACCACTCACGAGACCGATGGAGACTTCACGCCATCGCATGTGGTCAGTCACCTCCACAAATTAGCTGCCGAGGTGCTGCAAGGTCCAAACCGACCCTGCACCCCTCTGAGCCCACCACGTGAGGAACCTACCTACCACCAGCACCAACCTCACAAAGAGATGCACACCAGCTCGGCCCCGAAACCCAGCGAGGGCTACAGGAGGAACTGCGTACCTGTCATCCAGCGGGTTTACGCTCCAGCGAGCAGTGAGCTGAGTggcagtgacacagacacagatagcGGTTATGGAGGAGAGCTGGAGAAGAACGAATCTGCAGACCTGCAGGGACGTCCAGATTACTACGGCCAGGAGAGCCAGCTGAAGCGAGCACTGGGAGAGCGACAGAGCTCCGGCATCAAGCAGGAGGACGGTGAGTCGCGCCATAAACGGCCTCGCGTGGAGTCGTCCGAGGATGAGTCGTCCTCCAGCGGTTACAGTAGTTACATGAGCGCGTCTTCTAGCCGTCCACCCCCTCCACATCCCCTCTGCATGCCTTTCTACCTCATTCCACCCTCTGCTGCAGCCTACTTGCCAATGCTGGAGAAATGCTGGTACCCCGGCGCCATGCCCATGCTCTACCCCGGTGTAGGAGGCTCCGCGCCCTCAATATCCAGTGAAAGACCACCTCCACCTCAGCTGGTGTTGTCTCCCAGGGGAGGCTCTCCAGCCCCAGCTGTATCTCAGACCCCCATGGACTCCCCGGCCCTCCTTCAGGCGTTAAAGCAGGTACCACCCCTCAACCTAGAAACCAAAGACTGA